From Budorcas taxicolor isolate Tak-1 chromosome 19, Takin1.1, whole genome shotgun sequence, the proteins below share one genomic window:
- the CANT1 gene encoding soluble calcium-activated nucleotidase 1 isoform X3: MEAAVGSRAIREGFLAQVPLPFSLMPVQLSNPPEWNESMHSLRISVGGLPVLASMTKAADPRFRPRWKRTPGGTRYRIAVIADLDTKSRAQEENTWVSYLKKGHLTLSDSGDRVAVEWDQGHEVLESHLAEKGRGMELSDLIVFNGKLYSVDDRTGVVYQIEGSRAVPWVILSDGDGTVGKGFKAEWLAVKDEHLYVGGLGKEWTTATGEVLNENPEWVKVVGCRGSVDHENWVSSYNALRAAAGIRPPGYLIHESACWSDTLQRWFFLPRRASHERYSEKDDERRGTNLLLSAAQDFGDITVQRVGAVVPTHGFSSFKFIPNTDDQIIVALKSEEDGGQIATYIMAFTLDGRFLLPETKIGSVKYEGIEFI, from the exons ATGGAGGCTGCCGTCGGGAGCAGAGccatcagggagggcttcctggctCAG GTCCCGCTGCCCTTCAGTCTGATGCCCGTCCAGCTCTCCAACCCCCCGGAATGGAATGAGTCTATGCACTCTCTCCGGATCAGCGTGGGGGGCCTTCCCGTGCTGGCGTCCATGACCAAGGCCGCAGACCCCCGCTTCCGCCCCCGCTGGAAG AGGACGCCGGGTGGGACGCGATACCGGATCGCTGTTATCGCTGACCTGGACACAAAGTCCAGGGCCCAGGAGGAGAACACCTGGGTCAGTTACCTGAAGAAGGGTCATCTGACCCTGTCAGACAGCGGGGACCGGGTGGCCGTGGAGTGGGACCAAGGCCATGAAGTCTTGGAGTCCCACCTGGCGGAAAAGGGGCGGGGCATGGAGCTGTCGGATCTGATCGTCTTCAATGGGAAGCTCTACTCTGTGGACGACCGCACCGGCGTCGTCTACCAGATCGAAGGCTCCAGGGCTGTGCCCTGGGTCATCCTGTCCGACGGCGACGGCACCGTGGGGAAAG GCTTCAAAGCTGAGTGGCTGGCCGTGAAGGATGAGCATCTGTATGTGGGCGGCCTGGGCAAGGAGTGGACCACTGCCACGGGGGAGGTGCTGAATGAGAACCCAGAGTGGGTGAAGGTGGTGGGCTGCAGAGGCAGCGTGGACCACGAGAACTGGGTGTCCAGCTACAACGCCCTGCGGGCCGCTGCCGGGATCCGGCCGCCAG GCTATCTCATCCACGAGTCTGCCTGCTGGAGTGACACGCTGCAGCGCTGGTTCTTCCTGCCGCGCCGCGCCAGCCACGAGCGCTACAGCGAGAAGGACGACGAGCGCCGGGGCACCAACCTGCTGCTGAGCGCCGCCCAGGACTTCGGGGACATAACTGTCCAGCGCGTGGGGGCAGTGGTCCCCACCCATGGCTTCTCCTCCTTCAAGTTCATCCCCAACACCGACGACCAGATCATCGTGGCCCTCAAGTCTGAGGAGGATGGCGGCCAGATCGCCACCTACATCATGGCCTTCACGCTGGACGGACGCTTCCTCCTGCCTGAGACCAAGATCGGGAGTGTGAAGTACGAGGGCATAGAGTTCATTTGA
- the CANT1 gene encoding soluble calcium-activated nucleotidase 1 isoform X4, protein MEAAVGSRAIREGFLAQVPLPFSLMPVQLSNPPEWNESMHSLRISVGGLPVLASMTKAADPRFRPRWKVILPSFVGAAVLWLLYAHRPPPGRPPLPNAHNWKLVQPPAARYNDTYPLSAPQRTPGGTRYRIAVIADLDTKSRAQEENTWVSYLKKGHLTLSDSGDRVAVEWDQGHEVLESHLAEKGRGMELSDLIVFNGKLYSVDDRTGVVYQIEGSRAVPWVILSDGDGTVGKGYLIHESACWSDTLQRWFFLPRRASHERYSEKDDERRGTNLLLSAAQDFGDITVQRVGAVVPTHGFSSFKFIPNTDDQIIVALKSEEDGGQIATYIMAFTLDGRFLLPETKIGSVKYEGIEFI, encoded by the exons ATGGAGGCTGCCGTCGGGAGCAGAGccatcagggagggcttcctggctCAG GTCCCGCTGCCCTTCAGTCTGATGCCCGTCCAGCTCTCCAACCCCCCGGAATGGAATGAGTCTATGCACTCTCTCCGGATCAGCGTGGGGGGCCTTCCCGTGCTGGCGTCCATGACCAAGGCCGCAGACCCCCGCTTCCGCCCCCGCTGGAAGGTGATCCTGCCGTCCTTTGTGGGCGCCGCTGTCCTCTGGCTGCTCTATGCCCACCGCCCCCCTCCTGGCCGGCCCCCCCTGCCCAACGCCCACAACTGGAAGCTTGTCCAGCCGCCTGCTGCCCGGTACAATGACACCTACCCGCTGTCTGCCCCCCAGAGGACGCCGGGTGGGACGCGATACCGGATCGCTGTTATCGCTGACCTGGACACAAAGTCCAGGGCCCAGGAGGAGAACACCTGGGTCAGTTACCTGAAGAAGGGTCATCTGACCCTGTCAGACAGCGGGGACCGGGTGGCCGTGGAGTGGGACCAAGGCCATGAAGTCTTGGAGTCCCACCTGGCGGAAAAGGGGCGGGGCATGGAGCTGTCGGATCTGATCGTCTTCAATGGGAAGCTCTACTCTGTGGACGACCGCACCGGCGTCGTCTACCAGATCGAAGGCTCCAGGGCTGTGCCCTGGGTCATCCTGTCCGACGGCGACGGCACCGTGGGGAAAG GCTATCTCATCCACGAGTCTGCCTGCTGGAGTGACACGCTGCAGCGCTGGTTCTTCCTGCCGCGCCGCGCCAGCCACGAGCGCTACAGCGAGAAGGACGACGAGCGCCGGGGCACCAACCTGCTGCTGAGCGCCGCCCAGGACTTCGGGGACATAACTGTCCAGCGCGTGGGGGCAGTGGTCCCCACCCATGGCTTCTCCTCCTTCAAGTTCATCCCCAACACCGACGACCAGATCATCGTGGCCCTCAAGTCTGAGGAGGATGGCGGCCAGATCGCCACCTACATCATGGCCTTCACGCTGGACGGACGCTTCCTCCTGCCTGAGACCAAGATCGGGAGTGTGAAGTACGAGGGCATAGAGTTCATTTGA
- the CANT1 gene encoding soluble calcium-activated nucleotidase 1 isoform X1, which produces MEAAVGSRAIREGFLAQVPLPFSLMPVQLSNPPEWNESMHSLRISVGGLPVLASMTKAADPRFRPRWKVILPSFVGAAVLWLLYAHRPPPGRPPLPNAHNWKLVQPPAARYNDTYPLSAPQRTPGGTRYRIAVIADLDTKSRAQEENTWVSYLKKGHLTLSDSGDRVAVEWDQGHEVLESHLAEKGRGMELSDLIVFNGKLYSVDDRTGVVYQIEGSRAVPWVILSDGDGTVGKGFKAEWLAVKDEHLYVGGLGKEWTTATGEVLNENPEWVKVVGCRGSVDHENWVSSYNALRAAAGIRPPGYLIHESACWSDTLQRWFFLPRRASHERYSEKDDERRGTNLLLSAAQDFGDITVQRVGAVVPTHGFSSFKFIPNTDDQIIVALKSEEDGGQIATYIMAFTLDGRFLLPETKIGSVKYEGIEFI; this is translated from the exons ATGGAGGCTGCCGTCGGGAGCAGAGccatcagggagggcttcctggctCAG GTCCCGCTGCCCTTCAGTCTGATGCCCGTCCAGCTCTCCAACCCCCCGGAATGGAATGAGTCTATGCACTCTCTCCGGATCAGCGTGGGGGGCCTTCCCGTGCTGGCGTCCATGACCAAGGCCGCAGACCCCCGCTTCCGCCCCCGCTGGAAGGTGATCCTGCCGTCCTTTGTGGGCGCCGCTGTCCTCTGGCTGCTCTATGCCCACCGCCCCCCTCCTGGCCGGCCCCCCCTGCCCAACGCCCACAACTGGAAGCTTGTCCAGCCGCCTGCTGCCCGGTACAATGACACCTACCCGCTGTCTGCCCCCCAGAGGACGCCGGGTGGGACGCGATACCGGATCGCTGTTATCGCTGACCTGGACACAAAGTCCAGGGCCCAGGAGGAGAACACCTGGGTCAGTTACCTGAAGAAGGGTCATCTGACCCTGTCAGACAGCGGGGACCGGGTGGCCGTGGAGTGGGACCAAGGCCATGAAGTCTTGGAGTCCCACCTGGCGGAAAAGGGGCGGGGCATGGAGCTGTCGGATCTGATCGTCTTCAATGGGAAGCTCTACTCTGTGGACGACCGCACCGGCGTCGTCTACCAGATCGAAGGCTCCAGGGCTGTGCCCTGGGTCATCCTGTCCGACGGCGACGGCACCGTGGGGAAAG GCTTCAAAGCTGAGTGGCTGGCCGTGAAGGATGAGCATCTGTATGTGGGCGGCCTGGGCAAGGAGTGGACCACTGCCACGGGGGAGGTGCTGAATGAGAACCCAGAGTGGGTGAAGGTGGTGGGCTGCAGAGGCAGCGTGGACCACGAGAACTGGGTGTCCAGCTACAACGCCCTGCGGGCCGCTGCCGGGATCCGGCCGCCAG GCTATCTCATCCACGAGTCTGCCTGCTGGAGTGACACGCTGCAGCGCTGGTTCTTCCTGCCGCGCCGCGCCAGCCACGAGCGCTACAGCGAGAAGGACGACGAGCGCCGGGGCACCAACCTGCTGCTGAGCGCCGCCCAGGACTTCGGGGACATAACTGTCCAGCGCGTGGGGGCAGTGGTCCCCACCCATGGCTTCTCCTCCTTCAAGTTCATCCCCAACACCGACGACCAGATCATCGTGGCCCTCAAGTCTGAGGAGGATGGCGGCCAGATCGCCACCTACATCATGGCCTTCACGCTGGACGGACGCTTCCTCCTGCCTGAGACCAAGATCGGGAGTGTGAAGTACGAGGGCATAGAGTTCATTTGA
- the CANT1 gene encoding soluble calcium-activated nucleotidase 1 isoform X2 yields MPVQLSNPPEWNESMHSLRISVGGLPVLASMTKAADPRFRPRWKVILPSFVGAAVLWLLYAHRPPPGRPPLPNAHNWKLVQPPAARYNDTYPLSAPQRTPGGTRYRIAVIADLDTKSRAQEENTWVSYLKKGHLTLSDSGDRVAVEWDQGHEVLESHLAEKGRGMELSDLIVFNGKLYSVDDRTGVVYQIEGSRAVPWVILSDGDGTVGKGFKAEWLAVKDEHLYVGGLGKEWTTATGEVLNENPEWVKVVGCRGSVDHENWVSSYNALRAAAGIRPPGYLIHESACWSDTLQRWFFLPRRASHERYSEKDDERRGTNLLLSAAQDFGDITVQRVGAVVPTHGFSSFKFIPNTDDQIIVALKSEEDGGQIATYIMAFTLDGRFLLPETKIGSVKYEGIEFI; encoded by the exons ATGCCCGTCCAGCTCTCCAACCCCCCGGAATGGAATGAGTCTATGCACTCTCTCCGGATCAGCGTGGGGGGCCTTCCCGTGCTGGCGTCCATGACCAAGGCCGCAGACCCCCGCTTCCGCCCCCGCTGGAAGGTGATCCTGCCGTCCTTTGTGGGCGCCGCTGTCCTCTGGCTGCTCTATGCCCACCGCCCCCCTCCTGGCCGGCCCCCCCTGCCCAACGCCCACAACTGGAAGCTTGTCCAGCCGCCTGCTGCCCGGTACAATGACACCTACCCGCTGTCTGCCCCCCAGAGGACGCCGGGTGGGACGCGATACCGGATCGCTGTTATCGCTGACCTGGACACAAAGTCCAGGGCCCAGGAGGAGAACACCTGGGTCAGTTACCTGAAGAAGGGTCATCTGACCCTGTCAGACAGCGGGGACCGGGTGGCCGTGGAGTGGGACCAAGGCCATGAAGTCTTGGAGTCCCACCTGGCGGAAAAGGGGCGGGGCATGGAGCTGTCGGATCTGATCGTCTTCAATGGGAAGCTCTACTCTGTGGACGACCGCACCGGCGTCGTCTACCAGATCGAAGGCTCCAGGGCTGTGCCCTGGGTCATCCTGTCCGACGGCGACGGCACCGTGGGGAAAG GCTTCAAAGCTGAGTGGCTGGCCGTGAAGGATGAGCATCTGTATGTGGGCGGCCTGGGCAAGGAGTGGACCACTGCCACGGGGGAGGTGCTGAATGAGAACCCAGAGTGGGTGAAGGTGGTGGGCTGCAGAGGCAGCGTGGACCACGAGAACTGGGTGTCCAGCTACAACGCCCTGCGGGCCGCTGCCGGGATCCGGCCGCCAG GCTATCTCATCCACGAGTCTGCCTGCTGGAGTGACACGCTGCAGCGCTGGTTCTTCCTGCCGCGCCGCGCCAGCCACGAGCGCTACAGCGAGAAGGACGACGAGCGCCGGGGCACCAACCTGCTGCTGAGCGCCGCCCAGGACTTCGGGGACATAACTGTCCAGCGCGTGGGGGCAGTGGTCCCCACCCATGGCTTCTCCTCCTTCAAGTTCATCCCCAACACCGACGACCAGATCATCGTGGCCCTCAAGTCTGAGGAGGATGGCGGCCAGATCGCCACCTACATCATGGCCTTCACGCTGGACGGACGCTTCCTCCTGCCTGAGACCAAGATCGGGAGTGTGAAGTACGAGGGCATAGAGTTCATTTGA